A genomic region of Pseudomonadota bacterium contains the following coding sequences:
- a CDS encoding XRE family transcriptional regulator yields MNRVLGRWIAALRMDCGLSRRSLAERLGVPASTVGRWESEGESIPAELLKPLAETLQVSAEDIDALQSRGSIGQHKPTATRARRPKKVLPYPVRGSLSEMLEMGGETAWALSAEAEARLGASTYQEVVGTLPRENA; encoded by the coding sequence ATGAACAGGGTTCTGGGTCGATGGATCGCCGCGCTTCGCATGGACTGCGGGCTCTCCCGACGATCTCTCGCCGAGCGTCTCGGCGTGCCTGCTTCTACGGTGGGGCGCTGGGAATCGGAAGGAGAGTCCATTCCCGCCGAGCTGCTCAAGCCGCTTGCTGAAACGCTGCAGGTCTCCGCAGAAGACATCGACGCCCTGCAGAGCCGCGGATCGATCGGACAGCACAAACCCACCGCCACCAGGGCACGACGGCCGAAGAAGGTCCTCCCCTACCCCGTGCGCGGCAGCCTGTCAGAGATGCTCGAGATGGGGGGCGAGACGGCCTGGGCCCTGTCTGCCGAAGCAGAGGCGAGGCTTGGCGCCTCGACCTACCAGGAGGTTGTGGGGACGCTGCCTCGCGAAAACGC